The Brachyhypopomus gauderio isolate BG-103 chromosome 1, BGAUD_0.2, whole genome shotgun sequence genome includes a window with the following:
- the arhgef40 gene encoding rho guanine nucleotide exchange factor 40 — MGSEAVEDCVQGALSSLYPPFETTAPPLLSQVFSVLESTYQHDSLRYLLDFFIPAKHLLHRLQQHACSQYLGCLFLHSGWPLCLGEKVVVQLSTLDWRLLRSTDFYLQVVPFSTRCPRLALKCLAAGGRNVQEVLVPESQHPLVFTAEWLHCINKERGCKREGGSGLDTCLVSTSDGVVRLPWDEVVYPKLLHNPSDPLSSLDCPSSVPSGPDYISPNTGGLGLGWVSSSGEPDSLSWDEEDDLPPDGDEAESGPASGRPRRATEHQPAADSSGDYVELLEPRGGPDGGTDSKQRYLEMHGICKTKTLPLCRRSKAFRLRRGKAWGCSRVDPGGRTGSLGRKESCNRGRDGGGSCRDSVNLKPLPRVIDLARERKQCLDLDEGGGDLASQESRGLYLKGAAKERRPGVGKEREGSGSTLPWSESHKGKLSSSGCSSRPKDINEVDIGSKPATDQSNQDKSLHLDYGFKDGSSLAVTSDKEEKPEETGAFRGADNAGSRVINTVSSVSGQHLANRSETKLNPLQDSSQKRELDTPCNVCSTTKQSGNPKDQTGTHNAHQNPEKTLSKSGTHSVAGERHAGKSEDRLCPRGKEVKAGGFRAPRRKRKAKGGKGRGKSGAHGNHKGKGDKAQNKASELAIASDSSAKSSLPNQSHPEEPSMPSAVEAHCVLVNGNETDPESADRNGVEKQESQAESVPDSKAQSGSSLPDHSPKEVVSSAPSDQSNGQSPKAPPLLRDLDVDLLQSGKFILTGTIDRLGRGLVITEAHIPEEGYHVDDLVQLLSCYYSITRPVAREKGLTVLVDSRQAPPTELCSSALRLFKMQVPAGLRSVLILTKEEEDSTPPTLDGIEVHLVRGTVVLQQYVDRHQLTTQLDGDFQHSHIDWLAFRLSLEQLTERCESALSLLGEALQSMDTVPLPDCIKSVPLSVDKHKQLMTDVLSDQRLTELQRRGGAWLAGLASGTSGLAQRSPDCRVALATTSELYDSVDDALHRLVRLSNQKGRDLESLGRLAALVAKLDKCERDVERVQDQLGEYRDPPLSLSRLSLTQQKFKSFRESAMELHSETLVVLGEVESWSELDWEGLGAVLNRLPPIREKVRDMSHCLSDCWTQLDNTQRLLSTLTEASQWCDVVSSSSPLSSPSSPLSSLPPIPPSRFQDARALALELGGGPLLDLWAQTLERYQRTLSEFKSRMLQGQESGTGAPRAPRTPSSWDLEADGDGEWSGGGSGDAGLQSWGSLASLFRPQNCSTLKIGEDRKKEGCGGSTGGGKFLQNLLNPSKKSPTDLPPKPPRKRHPSFDLQALLAPRRAAAVTIRPAEPPPVSPSSLSPLSRLGRRVLAESAAAVGVSAAVPGWRDGPGGGGGVLIRGVEVSSKEVADHAGLARQHVLLSRTDRETGGERPGATAQSKLYLQWCRLVSSEREYVALLKGVEDTYLPLLDSSDAPPSLRGKADSLFSNWSSLAAFHSQFLLPSVEGALSQTLHQTSCFSKYREQFMQYSHYIRMKPELDSLLVSQAADFFKAKLPSSSALSAVSFPQCLTAPTQRLEHYCEILEELGGLNPTPDPALSILRHAHRHGEALRASDLIMGCTVPVAERGELVRQGELCVCVCAGGRRRKTGTRRVFLYQHYLIFTKHKTPAPGRTAYSFKHCIKTGEMGLTQNVGEEGLRFEVWVRQASRKDCLTLQTSTTEEREAWTHDIAQLLWTHAIHNTELCLKESLCMGISSKLLLDVTGADLDSSFSLIDRVPSSCSDSSSVGSQKEGGSPATVRDPKTSSDQTSPTQNSSLSTAI; from the exons GGTTCGGAGGCGGTGGAGGACTGTGTGCAGGGGGCGCTCTCTTCCCTCTATCCACCATTTGAGACCACTGCTCCTCCTCTCCTATCCCAG gtcttCTCTGTCTTAGAATCCACCTATCAGCATGACAGTTTGAGGTATCTGCTGGACTTCTTTATTCCGGCCAAACACCTCCTGCATAGACTTCAGCAGCATGCCTGC tctcagtATTTAGGCTGTCTTTTCTTGCACTCCGGTTGGCCGCTGTGCTTGGGAGAGAAAGTCGTGGTTCAGCTCTCGACTCTCGACTGGAGGCTCTTGCGCAGCACCGACTTCTACCTGCAGGTGGTGCCGTTCTCCACACGCTGCCCCCGCCTGGCTCTTAAGTGCCTCGCTGCGGGTGGCCGCAACGTTCAGGAGGTGTTGGTGCCAGAGTCCCAGCACCCTCTGGTCTTTACCGCCGAGTGGCTGCATTGCATCAACAAGGAGCGTGGCTGCAAAAGAGAAG GAGGTAGTGGTTTAGATACCTGTCTGGTGAGTACATCTGATGGTGTGGTCCGTCTTCCATGGGATGAGGTTGTGTACCCAAAACTTCTCCACAACCCCTCTGATCCTCTGTCAAGCCTGGACTGCCCCTCTTCAGTCCCCTCTGGCCCTGACTACATCTCCCCAAATACAGGAGGTCTGGGTCTAGGCTGGGTATCTTCTTCAGGAGAGCCAGACTCCTTGTCCTGGGATGAAGAGGATGACCTTCCTCCAGACGGGGACGAGGCCGAATCTGGACCTGCGTCTGGACGCCCGAGGCGGGCCACTGAGCATCAGCCAGCAGCTGACAGTTCCGGGGACTATGTGGAGCTGCTGGAGCCTCGGGGGGGTCCAGATGGTGGCACGGACTCCAAGCAGCGGTACCTTGAAATGCACGGGATCTGCAAGACTAAGACACTACCGCTGTGCCGCCGCAGCAAGGCCTTCCGGCTGCGGAGGGGCAAGGCCTGGGGTTGCAGTAGAGTTGACCCTGGGGGGCGGACCGGGAGTCTGGGCAGGAAGGAAAGCTGCAACAGGGGTAGGGATGGAGGAGGGTCTTGCAGGGACTCGGTCAACTTAAAACCCCTTCCTCGGGTCATTGACCTGGCTCGAGAGAGAAAGCAGTGCCTGGACTTGGATGAAGGTGGTGGAGATCTAGCAAGCCAGGAAAGCAGAGGACTTTACTTGAAGGGTGCAGCCAAAGAGAGGAGGCCTGGTGTGggaaaggagagggagggatctGGAAGCACACTGCCCTGGAGTGAGAGTCATAAAGGAAAGCTCTCCAGTAGTGGGTGTTCTTCTAGACCTAAGGATATCAATGAAGTTGACATAGGCAGTAAGCCTGCAACGGACCAATCAAATCAAGATAAAAGTCTCCACTTGGACTATGGTTTTAAAGATGGCAGTTCATTAGCTGTCACTTCAGATAAGGAGGAAAAACCTGAGGAAACTGGTGCATTCAGAGGTGCAGATAATGCGGGATCCCGTGTGATTAATACAGTCAGTTCAGTCTCTGGCCAACATTTGGCTAACAGATCCGAAACAAAGTTGAATCCCCTTCAAGACTCCTCTCAGAAGAGGGAGTTAGACACTCCCTGTAATGTTTGCAGCACAACCAAACAGTCAGGAAACCCCAAAGACCAAACAGGAACTCATAATGCTCACCAGAATCCAGAAAAGACCCTTTCAAAATCAGGTACTCACAGCGTCGCTGGTGAAAGGCATGCTGGGAAGTCGGAGGACCGTCTGTGCCCCAGAGGAAAGGAAGTCAAAGCAGGAGGATTTCGAGCACCCAG AAGGAAGAGGAAAGCTAAGGGAGGCAAAGGGAGGGGCAAATCTGGTGCCCATGGCAACCATAAAGGCAAAGGAGACAAGGCCCAGAACAAAGCAAGCGAGTTGGCCATCGCATCTGATTCATCGGCTAAATCATCGCTGCCCAACCAAAGCCATCCTGAAGAGCCCAGCATGCCTTCGGCGGTGGAAGCGCATTGTGTGTTAGTCAATGGCAATGAAACAGACCCAGAGTCTGCTGACAGAAATGGAG TTGAGAAGCAGGAAAGTCAAGCAGAAAGCGTCCCTGATTCAAAGGCTCAGTCAGGCTCATCTTTACCTGACCACTCTCCAAAAGAAGTGGTATCATCAGCACCTTCTGACCAATCAAATGGACAGTCTCCTAAAGCTCCTCCTCTACTCAGGGATTTAGATGTAGACCTCCTCCAATCTGGAAAATTCATACTGACAG GTACCATTGATAGACTTGGCCGAGGGTTGGTTATAACAGAAGCACACATCCCTGAGGAGGGTTACCATGTTGATGACTTGGTGCAACTGCTGTCATGTTATTATAGCATCACCAG ACCTGTAGCTCGGGAGAAAGGCTTGACTGTGCTGGTGGACAGTAGGCAAGCTCCTCCTACGGAACTCTGTAGCTCTGCCTTACGGTTATTCAAG ATGCAGGTACCGGCCGGTCTTCGCTCTGTTCTGATTCTTACAAAGGAAGAGGAAGATTCAACCCCGCCCACTCTGGATGGGATAGAG GTCCATTTAGTGAGGGGTACAGTGGTTCTACAGCAGTATGTGGACAGGCATCAGCTGACCACACAGCTGGATGGAGACTTCCAGCACTCACATATCGACTGGCTTGCCTTCAGGCTG AGCCTGGAGCAGCTAACAGAACGGTGTGAGAGTGCCCTCTCTCTGCTGGGAGAAGCACTGCAGTCTATGGACACCGTGCCACTTCCTGACTGCATTAAG TCTGTACCCCTCAGTGTTGACAAACACAAGCAGCTGATGACGGATGTTCTGTCTGACCAACGGCTGACGGAGCTACAGAGGAGAGGCGGGGCTTGGCTGGCTGGACTGGCTAGTGGGACATCCGGACTGGCTCAAAGGTCACCAGACTGCAG GGTTGCCTTGGCCACAACCTCTGAACTTTACGACAGTGTTGATGATGCACTCCATCGGTTGGTGCGTCTGTCCAACCAGAAAGGCCGTGACCTTGAATCACTTGGTCGACTGGCAGCTCTAGTGGCCAAACTGGACAAG TGTGAGCGAGACGTCGAGCGTGTGCAGGATCAGCTGGGGGAGTACAGggaccctcctctctccctcagccGCCTTTCACTCACACAGCAAAAGTTCAAGAGCTTCAGGGAGTCTGCCATG gagcTTCACAGTGAGACTCTCGTGGTGCTGGGAGAGGTTGAGAGCTGGTCGGAGCTTGACTgggaggggctgggggcggTCCTTAACCGGCTCCCTCCAATtagagagaaagtgagggacATGTCGCATTGTCTGTCTGACTGCTGGACACAACTGGACAACACGCAGAGGCTACTGTCCACTCTCACGGAG GCGTCCCAGTGGTGCGACGTGGTCTCCTCCTCGTCTCCGCTCTCCTCCCCGTCCTCTCCCCTGTCCTCCCTCCCGCCCATCCCGCCGTCTCGTTTCCAGGATGCGCGGGCCCTGGCCCTTGAGCTGGGCGGGGGGCCTTTGCTGGACCTCTGGGCCCAGACCCTGGAGCGCTACCAGCGGACGCTTTCGGAGTTCAAGAGCCGCATGCTCCAAGGCCAGGAGTCTGGCACGGGGGCCCCTAGGGCCCCCAGGACACCCAGCTCGTGGGACCTGGAGGCAGACGGGGACGGAGAGTGGAGCGGTGGAGGATCAGGGGACGCAGGGCTGCAGTCCTGGGGCTCGTTGGCATCGCTCTTTCGGCCACAGAACTGTTCCACGCTGAAGATCGGAGAGGAcaggaagaaggaggggtgtggCGGGAGCACCGGGGGAGGAAAGTTCCTGCAGAACCTGCTCAATCCCAGCAAGAAGAGT CCCACCGACCTCCCTCCTAAACCCCCCCGCAAGCGACATCCCAGCTTCGACCTCCAGGCCCTGCTGGCGCCACGGCGAGCCGCTGCCGTGACGATCAGGCCGGCGGAACCTCCCCCGGTCTCCCCCAGCAGCTTGTCACCGCTGTCCCGGCTGGGGAGGAGAGTTCTGGCCGAGTCGGCGGCGGCCGTGGGGGTGTCGGCGGCCGTGCCGGGATGGAGGGACGGGCcgggaggtggagggggcgtCCTGATCCGCGGTGTAGAGGTCAGCAGCAAGGAGGTAGCGGACCACGCCGGGCTGGCTAGGCAGCACGTGCTGCTCAGCCGAACCGACAGGGAGACGGGAGGGGAGAGGCCTGGAGCCACCGCACAGAG tAAGTTGTATCTACAGTGGTGCAGGCTTGTGAGCTCTGAGAGGGAGTATGTAGCGCTGTTGAAGGGTGTAGAAGACACCTACCTCCCCCTGCTGGACAGCTCAGACGCCCCACCGTCTCTGCGAGGGAAGGCCGACTCCCTCTTCTCCAACTGGAGCAGTCTCGCTGCCTTCCACTCGCAGTTCCTCCTGCCCTCCGTGGAGGGCGCTCTCTCTCAGACGCTGCATCAGACCAGCTGCTTCAGTAAATAC AGAGAGCAGTTCATGCAGTATTCCCATTATATCCGGATGAAGCCTGAGCTGGACTCCCTGCTGGTCAGTCAAGCTGCCGATTTCTTCAAG GCAAAGCTGCCCTCTTCTTCTGCTCTGTCTGCTGTGTCCTTTCCTCAGTGTCTTACAGCTCCTACTCAGAGGCTGGAGCACTACTGTGAGATCCTTGAGGAGTTGGGAGGACTAAATCCCACCCCTGACCCCGCCCTCTCTATTCTAAGACACGCCCATCGCCACGGAGAGGCCCTGCGGGCCAGTGACCTGATCATGGGCTGTACG GTACCTGTGGCAGAAAGGGGAGAGTTGGTACGACAGGGTgagctgtgcgtgtgtgtgtgcgccggtGGCCGGAGGAGAAAGACGGGCACGAGGAGGGTGTTCCTCTATCAGCATTACCTGATCTTCACCAAGCACAAAACTCCTGCTCCCGGACGCACCGCATACAGCTTCAAACACTGTATAAAG ACAGGAGAGATGGGTCTGACCCAAAATGTGGGTGAGGAGGGCCTACGATTTGAGGTGTGGGTGAGACAGGCGTCTCGCAAAGACTGTCTTACTCTCCAAACCTCCActacagaagagagagaggcctGGACACATGACATCGCCCAGCTCCTCTGGACACATGCCATTCATAACACAG aGTTGTGTCTGAAGGAATCTCTGTGTATGGGAATTTCCAGCAAGCTGCTATTGGATGTAACAGGAGCAGATCTAGACTCAAGTTTCAGTCTTATTGACAGAG TTCCGAGTAGCTGCTCAGATTCCTCTTCAGTGGGCAGTCAGAAAGAAGGAGGTTCTCCTGCCACGGTCCGAGACCCAAAGACAAGCTCAGACCAGACCAGCCCCACACAG AATTCATCACTGTCCACCGCGATTTGA
- the znf219 gene encoding zinc finger protein 219 produces MDSPPECVLAVSTEAPLTPPSMPSLDHSPCSLPQSPQSAPSSPLTAPYAPLSPFTDANQRDEDEEEEEPSAPSSPTPAVALFPGEEQLCSPSSESSPPSTPPAPLAGFGALERALSSGASAACSDELDLQLFNSEGVAIQGGAAAGPALRFPCHVCGKRFRFQSILSLHARAHSSDRDRRASALYRISHGKSQQSDVSDSVIRHQGDRELCSSPLSRSLHQNPREETVPEEPLQTASSPQFLVDSTNPLTPPLTEEAPVSSTFSPTLTEDPAPNTAAPAFRCHACKGKFRTASELARHVRILHNPYKCTLCPFSANQEERLAAHLQESHPPEEPAPLPVFPCRPVTAPPQAPLSQAPAPPAFRCDMCGQRFTQSWFLKGHMRKHKDSLDHKCQVCGRGFKEPWFLKNHMKVHLNKLGLKAGLGNLGPSGPEQSKGPAGSQALGALYSNLLLAQSIATRGGGGGGSGNRVERSEVGASSSKSSAWGYLGLPNDGGGASCVERLQAVAQVAEMGNGGERGGEALDAGEQAAVWQLVARSLAADQAGQPRQRSPAQSRRPPSHGTVAGEAEQVRAYLGGLGLKEDPEAPGAPWECPDCGKLFQNLQQAVAHARVHVQRPQKHANARGSVGKDEEATHKATRPRGGGGGGGANVNDCRQEAKQHQSGLGTARNLHSVITHLSAPGENGVRGTSSAPSPAQRERVRGAGMKDCPYCGKAFRSSHHLKVHLRVHTGERPYKCPHCDYAGTQSGSLKYHLQRHHRERNAVATTPSSSSPSFTTSLAGSLREGTPKPRRPPSTNQGSLGRGASETPTSRHARTLVAEPTEQKESHQKSRASRKERDLESQYRFLSGMMGEIYPSGLDGSWTRETPPPKMAKSSRRKPLVTSRMVPANGYQSVVTPSASQQGGFEPLDLSRRPVPGVGSAEHAGGTAGGFGASPLGRTKGGDNTLNQCVFCPFRTSSVELMAMHLQVNHTSKSRRKRGAPAAADDPSARGILPGLSRDPLALWRFLSEGDGVMAVEDWIRYRARAENGVAAEDGDLGSGGTPALLGRIQSSKQGLKLRDGERGNMDKEEDEELEDDLEADSSPGSYSHQQGTRKNPSASPEGM; encoded by the exons ATGGATTCACCCCCAGAGTGCGTGCTTGCTGTCTCCACTGAGGCTCCCTTGACCCCTCCCTCAATGCCCTCGCTGGACCACAGCCCTTGTTCTTTACCCCAAAGCCCTCAGTCTGCCCCCTCCAGCCCCCTAACCGCGCCCTACGCGCCCCTGTCACCCTTCACCGACGCCAACCAGCGAGATgaagacgaggaggaggaggagccttcGGCGCCGTCATCTCCCACCCCGGCCGTGGCGCTGTTTCCAGGAGAAGAGCAGCTGTGTAGCCCCTCTTCCGAGAGCAGCCCTCCCTCTACGCCGCCTGCACCGCTCGCGGGGTTCGGGGCGCTGGAACGGGCCCTGTCTTCGGGAGCTAGCGCCGCCTGCAGCGACGAACTGGACCTGCAGCTCTTCAACAGCGAAGGAGTGGCCATCCAAGGTGGCGCGGCCGCCGGCCCGGCACTCAGGTTCCCGTGCCACGTTTGCGGGAAGAGATTCCGCTTCCAGAGCATCCTGTCCCTGCACGCACGGGCTCACAGCTCAGACAGGGACCGTCGGGCCTCGGCCCTCTACAGGATATCGCATGGCAAGTCCCAGCAGAGCGACGTGAGCGATAGCGTTATCCGGCACCAAGGCGACAGAGAGCTCTGCTCCAGTCCGTTATCCAGGTCATTGCATCAGAATCCGCGAGAAGAGACCGTCCCAGAAGAGCCTCTTCAAACTGCCAGCAGCCCTCAGTTCTTAGTGGACAGCACCAACCCCCTGACGCCACCTCTGACAGAAGAAGCACcggtctcctccaccttctctccaACCCTCACAGAAGACCCCGCCCCTAACACGGCAGCACCCGCCTTCCGCTGCCACGCGTGTAAGGGCAAGTTCCGCACGGCCTCCGAGCTAGCGCGTCACGTGCGGATCCTCCACAACCCGTACAAGTGCACCCTCTGCCCCTTCTCGGCCAATCAGGAGGAGCGTCTGGCCGCGCACCTGCAGGAGAGCCACCCACCCGAAGAGCCAGCGCCTCTTCCGGTCTTCCCGTGTCGCCCTGTGACAGCACCACCGCAAGCGCCTTTGTCGCAAGCGCCCGCTCCGCCAGCCTTTCGCTGCGATATGTGCGGTCAGCGCTTCACCCAGTCCTGGTTCCTGAAGGGCCATATGCGCAAGCACAAGGACTCTCTCGATCATAAGTGCCAGGTGTGTGGTCGCGGATTCAAGGAGCCCTGGTTCCTCAAGAACCACATGAAAGTGCACCTCAACAAGCTGGGCCTTAAGGCTGGTTTGGGAAATCTGGGGCCCTCGGGTCCTGAGCAGTCCAAAGGGCCTGCAGGAAGTCAGGCCCTAGGGGCCCTCTACTCCAACCTGCTGCTGGCGCAAAGCATAGCgaccaggggaggaggaggaggaggctcgGGGAATCGGGTGGAGCGGTCGGAGGTTGGCGCGAGCTCGAGCAAGTCCTCGGCGTGGGGCTACCTGGGTCTGCCGAACGACGGCGGTGGAGCCAGCTGCGTGGAGCGCCTCCAGGCCGTGGCCCAGGTGGCCGAGATGGGCAACGGAGGGGAGCGGGGCGGGGAGGCGCTGGACGCGGGCGAGCAGGCGGCCGTCTGGCAGCTAGTGGCTCGCAGCCTGGCGGCGGACCAGGCCGGCCAGCCGAGGCAGAGGTCCCCGGCCCAGTCGCGCCGCCCTCCCTCGCACGGCACCGTGGCCGGAGAGGCCGAGCAGGTGCGCGCGTACCTCGGTGGACTCGGCCTCAAGGAAGACCCGGAGGCGCCCGGGGCGCCCTGGGAATGTCCTGACTGCGGCAAGCTTTTCCAGAACCTTCAGCAGGCGGTGGCCCACGCTCGCGTTCATGTTCAGAGACCACAGAAGCATGCTAACGCACGCGGGAGTGTGGGGAAAGACGAGGAAGCCACACATAAGGCCACGAGAcctcgaggaggaggaggaggaggaggagcaaatGTAAATGACTGTAGGCAAGAGGCTAAACAGCACCAATCAGGATTGGGGACGGCCAGAAATTTGCATTCCGTCATAACACACCTTTCTG cCCCAGGGGAAAATGGTGTGAGGGGAACATCGTCTGCTCCTTCCCCAGCTCAGAGGGAGCGTGTGCGGGGTGCAGGAATGAAGGACTGCCCCTACTGCGGTAAAGCCTTCCGCTCCTCCCATCACCTTAAAGTGCACCTGCGTGTTCACACAG GTGAGAGACCGTACAAATGTCCCCATTGCGACTATGCTGGCACCCAGTCTGGTTCTCTTAAATATCATCTGCAACGTCATCATCGTGAGAGGAATGCCGTAGCAACCACTCCTAGCTCCTCCTCTCCGAGCTTCACTACCTCACTTGCTGGCTCACTGCGAGAGGGTACCCCGAAACCGCGGCGGCCCCCATCCACAAACCAGGGATCACTAGGGAGGGGGGCATCGGAAACTCCCACATCCAGACACGCCCGGACTTTGGTCGCCGAACCCACAGAGCAGAAGGAGAGTCATCAGAAATCCAGAGCGTCTCGGAAAGAAAGGGATTTGGAGAGTCAGTACCGTTTCCTGAGTGGAATGATGGGAGAGATCTACCCGAGTGGTCTAGACGGGAGCTGGACGAGAGAGACGCCGCCTCCAAAAATGGCCAAATCGTCTAGACGGAAACCCCTTGTTACCAGTCGCATGGTGCCAGCTAATGGGTATCAGAGTGTCGTGACGCCCAGTGCTTCCCAGCAAGGTGGATTCGAGCCTCTGGACCTCTCGCGCCGTCCCGTGCCCGGTGTGGGTTCAGCTGAGCATGCTGGAGGAACAGCCGGCGGCTTCGGTGCTTCTCCGTTAGGCAGAACGAAAGGAGGAGACAACACTCTGaatcagtgtgtgttctgtccCTTCCGGACCTCTTCTGTGGAGCTGATGGCCATGCATCTACAGGTCAACCACACCAGCAAGTCCCGCCGCAAAAGGGGAGCCCCCGCGGCCGCCGACGACCCCTCCGCCAGGGGGATCCTGCCCGGCCTCAGCCGCGATCCCCTGGCACTCTGGAGGTTTCTCAGCGAAGGAGACGGGGTCATGGCTGTGGAGGACTGGATCAGATACAGGGCGAGGGCTGAAAACGGGGTCGCTGCGGAAGACGGGGACCTGGGATCTGGTGGGACACCAGCACTTCTGGGACGCATTCAGTCGTCGAAACAAGGGCTTAAACTGAGAGATGGAGAGCGGGGGAACATGGACAAGGAAGAAGACGAAGAGCTGGAGGATGACCTGGAAGCAGACAGCAGCCCTGGGAGTTACTCCCATCAACAAGGCACGAGGAAGAATCCGTCTGCATCTCCTGAAGGGATGTAG